A window of Helicobacter canis genomic DNA:
AATGCTGTGCAGCAAAATGTCCTTAGGCTCTTGCAATAGCTCTTTGCCCCATCAATGCGCTTAAAGGCGTATTTGGGCAAGGATTCTGCATTTTCACAATCAAATCTTAAGCAAATTTCTGCCACTATGTGCTAATGATAAACTTACACGATACACACACAGACGCCGCACGCAAACGCCAGCTTTATGAGCTATATCTCGCTAGGGCTTGTGGGGTGGAGTTTGTCCAGCCAGCTAAAGTCTCTCACACGCACAATCCCATATCCCCCCACAATCCCATAAAATTTAGCGATGATCTCTCTCAAAGGATTATACACTGCAAGCTTTGTGGGCGCAGTAAGCGAGGAAGCCCAGAGCTAGGCTATATCCAAGCTAAATCCCCTGTGATCTTTGTCGTAGAATATGCGATGAGTGAAAATGGCAGGCTAGTGGATTCTAAAGCATCGCAAATGCTTGCTAATATCGCGCATAAGGTCTTTGGCGTGGCGCACTTTAGCGTGCTATCTCTGCTCAAATGCGCCTCCCACCCAGCCAGCCCGCAAGATATAGAGCTATGCGCTCCATATCTCACAAGCCAGCTAGAGGCAATGCCCCCTGCTTGTGTCGTGCTTTTTGGCGAGATGGTGCTAGAATCCTTGCTCGCCCTAGATACCAGCCATAAGGGCGCGCTGCTTGAAGCCTTTGGCAAAAAGACTATCGCCACGCACTCTATCGCCGCTCTCTTGCGCAACCCAAGCTTGAAAAAAGACTCCCTAGAGCATTTCCGCCTGCTTCAAAGCTTCATACCCAGATAGCCTAGAATCCACTTTTTTCAAAGGGATTTGGCTTTTCTAAAGAAACATCGCCTAACGGCGAGCGGTGTCCCTTGTTTTCTAAAGAAACTGCTTCGGCTTCGCCTTGCACCGCTTCGGCTTGTTTTCTAAAGAAACTTCGCTTCACTTGTTTGCCACGCGGTGCAAAAGCACCGCTCGCAATGACAAAGAAAACGCCCCAAAAAGTAGAATCCTCGTTTGATAACACAGCCCACAAACGCCCTTTTATTGTCATTGCGAGCGGATTGAAAATCCGCGTGGCAATCCATTTTCAAAAGTGGATTCTAATGGAGAGAGTGGATTACCACGCTCCTAAATGCCACATTTTGCAAGCAAGGCAAGGGCCGGCAGTTTGTGAGCGTAGGATTCGCCCTGTATCAAACGCCACGATCTCACGCTTAGCAAAAAGCTCTCTCTCCCTGTGGCTAAAGCCCCCTTCTGCCCCAATTAGCACCCCAGAATCTAGCGCGATACTAGATGC
This region includes:
- a CDS encoding uracil-DNA glycosylase family protein, translating into MINLHDTHTDAARKRQLYELYLARACGVEFVQPAKVSHTHNPISPHNPIKFSDDLSQRIIHCKLCGRSKRGSPELGYIQAKSPVIFVVEYAMSENGRLVDSKASQMLANIAHKVFGVAHFSVLSLLKCASHPASPQDIELCAPYLTSQLEAMPPACVVLFGEMVLESLLALDTSHKGALLEAFGKKTIATHSIAALLRNPSLKKDSLEHFRLLQSFIPR
- a CDS encoding RsmE family RNA methyltransferase; the encoded protein is MARLERILVCSCEQCGRSDLCEIEILESTQAALECYPNALVLDFGGKIIGGDVLASSIALDSGVLIGAEGGFSHRERELFAKREIVAFDTGRILRSQTAGPCLACKMWHLGAW